One Blastopirellula marina genomic window carries:
- a CDS encoding tetratricopeptide repeat protein, with amino-acid sequence MSARQLPLRLFFAIVLSISLTIPSTRLSIGCEPDANDDLPSIEVLFGAIEPASEEPTAQEKNSADLRLLAEERARIQRERLEQDLRRTTDRLQTDLDNVKIWTHRASLYEKLKRYDAAISDLNEAMKRQGESPDLLIRRAHMWLGKNEFEPAESDAEKAIELDPKSAAGYFALGEVFREQWKIQEAFDSYSKAIKINPKHKMARYNRAYVIIGGRPDDKGLQLAAADLKQVIELDPEMLKAHFDLAKVLYATRQLEEAARVADYVQTQDPDLECLYLLRWKIHSQLERYDLAIYDATRYMAFKPEIVSRIRLRAKSYYALREFEKSIADWNVYIESEPNAIDGHYFRGRCYDELWMFDKALEDWNALISLQPDNPDHLIERSRTYVSMHRYDDAFADIDKAEGVNPLSPQYWNSRQSVYQTMGEDAKARFANWMARTHTHRRQNTMSKYYREQDEEKRQLVQHVVEEVAAHRHGQSLDITAFRKFTNNDAYIPVWLGEITPLLTTPNEAVQKRGMEAMQTFLRYVMVQPVTEIDIAPTMAALDAIVEDDHSEEMKQDALILRKGLPVLVEINDPNTFKNHVNPIRFDRFEYSADEEGRAGYFKYVGAVPVMWDELKFNGSGKVRVFDVYKEVGRTAEYVEMYSYRTGTWVRLGKTKYEKSTDRSEWKLVGEGESYTKNVKKPPTYSGKALIRVSEDD; translated from the coding sequence ATGTCGGCTCGCCAACTGCCGCTGCGGTTATTCTTTGCAATTGTGTTGTCGATAAGCCTCACGATTCCATCCACCAGGCTAAGCATCGGGTGTGAGCCAGATGCGAACGATGATTTGCCCAGCATCGAAGTCCTCTTCGGGGCAATCGAGCCTGCCAGTGAAGAGCCAACCGCGCAGGAAAAGAATTCTGCCGACCTGCGGCTTTTGGCCGAAGAACGTGCGCGGATTCAGCGAGAACGTCTCGAACAAGACCTCCGCCGAACGACCGATCGCCTGCAAACCGATTTAGACAACGTCAAAATCTGGACCCATCGTGCCAGCCTATACGAGAAGCTGAAGCGATACGACGCGGCAATCAGCGACCTGAACGAAGCAATGAAGCGTCAAGGCGAGTCCCCCGATCTTTTGATTCGTCGAGCCCACATGTGGCTCGGAAAAAATGAGTTTGAACCAGCCGAATCGGATGCCGAAAAAGCCATCGAACTCGATCCAAAAAGCGCCGCAGGCTACTTCGCCTTAGGGGAAGTATTCCGGGAACAGTGGAAGATTCAAGAGGCGTTCGATAGTTACTCAAAAGCCATCAAGATCAACCCAAAGCATAAGATGGCTCGCTACAACCGGGCCTATGTGATCATCGGTGGACGCCCCGACGACAAAGGCCTGCAGCTCGCGGCCGCCGACCTAAAGCAGGTCATCGAACTCGATCCCGAGATGCTCAAAGCGCATTTCGATCTTGCGAAAGTGTTGTATGCCACGAGGCAACTTGAAGAAGCGGCGCGTGTCGCGGACTACGTTCAGACCCAAGATCCCGATCTTGAGTGCTTGTACCTATTACGATGGAAAATCCATTCTCAACTCGAAAGGTACGATCTCGCCATCTACGATGCCACACGCTATATGGCTTTCAAGCCGGAAATCGTCTCTCGTATCCGTTTGCGGGCCAAATCTTATTACGCCCTGCGAGAGTTCGAGAAGTCGATTGCCGACTGGAATGTTTATATTGAGTCCGAGCCAAACGCGATCGACGGGCATTACTTCCGGGGCCGCTGCTATGACGAGTTGTGGATGTTCGACAAAGCCTTGGAAGACTGGAACGCGCTGATTTCGCTTCAGCCCGATAACCCAGATCACTTGATCGAACGGTCGCGAACCTATGTCAGCATGCATCGTTACGACGATGCGTTTGCCGACATCGATAAGGCGGAAGGTGTTAACCCCTTAAGCCCGCAGTATTGGAACTCACGTCAGTCGGTCTATCAGACGATGGGTGAGGATGCGAAAGCTCGGTTCGCTAACTGGATGGCACGAACGCATACGCATCGTCGCCAGAACACAATGAGCAAGTATTACCGAGAACAAGACGAGGAGAAGCGACAACTTGTCCAGCATGTGGTCGAAGAAGTCGCTGCGCACCGTCATGGGCAATCACTTGACATCACTGCGTTCCGCAAATTCACCAACAACGATGCCTATATTCCCGTTTGGCTCGGTGAAATTACTCCATTGCTTACTACTCCGAACGAAGCTGTTCAAAAGCGCGGCATGGAGGCAATGCAAACATTTCTTCGGTACGTGATGGTCCAGCCGGTTACCGAAATCGACATTGCCCCCACCATGGCCGCACTCGATGCGATTGTCGAGGATGATCACTCTGAGGAAATGAAGCAGGACGCCTTGATCTTACGTAAAGGACTTCCCGTCCTAGTTGAGATCAACGATCCGAATACCTTCAAGAACCACGTAAACCCGATCCGCTTCGACCGCTTCGAGTATTCCGCGGACGAAGAGGGGCGAGCCGGCTACTTCAAGTATGTCGGCGCGGTACCTGTGATGTGGGACGAGTTGAAATTCAACGGAAGCGGGAAAGTCCGCGTTTTCGATGTCTACAAGGAAGTTGGTCGCACGGCAGAATACGTCGAGATGTATTCGTATCGGACGGGAACATGGGTTCGTCTCGGTAAGACGAAGTACGAAAAGTCGACAGATCGCAGCGAGTGGAAGTTAGTGGGCGAGGGAGAATCTTATACTAAGAACGTGAAGAAGCCGCCAACGTATTCTGGCAAGGCGCTTATCCGCGTTTCCGAGGACGATTAA
- a CDS encoding tetratricopeptide repeat protein, with protein MSESVYRLPLRFLTYSLLGIGLLSMDASAIVVAADCSPGKEESLSAVEAAVGPWKLKPGGSAEDPNKDAELQRIAAKQAQAERQRQEKQLEEITEKLREDADDAELWLLRASLNENLGNRQAAISDLTEAIEIQGSSAETLIRRGYLWQKENKFKKAEDDMNRAVMRDPHNAETSFAEGKIYLEQWRPVQAQASFNRAIGIDPKHHQARYCRAYVILGSQHEPQALEIAKDDLSQVIQHDPDNLLARYHHARALFALRDYAAASEEATYVLNRDPSMVCMYRVRAVFHSEAGKYESAIADATKYIELSPDKSSAAKLRATIFFEMHAYAKSIEDWDKYLAANPKDVNAYYYRGVALENTRRFSEAAANWTKAIELEPKNADWFHYRAFAKWRSGQIQNALADLTAGIDLAPNDSDLYATRAFVYRNMHEFAKARVDQLKMKALEQGKGRAEQNQLQEITVKKQLATHTTKMVAKLLQGQPLSENDFQESSEHEAWGELWLNALTLALRDSQPDQHERLLQGFRSLAKYTSLNPLPPEETKQAQEALADLAADTKIESLQNEANIISRVLGVLSEVNDPSYTASSPDEITQWRFRYPSDESGRPGIFIASQEEFIIWDEYKNWRENANIKRWGRFRELKRTSEFVELFDTKRGLWIRLAPTEAKWSFDHENWELVGKGQFVDE; from the coding sequence ATGTCCGAATCGGTTTACCGGCTACCGCTTCGTTTTCTCACTTATTCTTTACTTGGCATCGGCCTCCTGTCGATGGACGCATCGGCCATTGTCGTCGCGGCCGATTGCTCTCCAGGTAAGGAAGAGAGTCTCTCTGCCGTCGAAGCTGCCGTTGGCCCATGGAAACTTAAGCCAGGGGGATCAGCCGAGGATCCGAACAAGGATGCCGAACTGCAGCGAATCGCCGCGAAGCAAGCTCAAGCAGAACGGCAACGTCAAGAGAAGCAGCTTGAAGAGATAACCGAGAAATTGAGGGAAGACGCAGATGACGCCGAACTTTGGCTACTCCGAGCTAGCCTTAATGAAAATCTGGGCAATAGGCAAGCTGCGATTAGCGACTTGACGGAGGCTATCGAGATTCAGGGAAGCTCGGCCGAGACACTCATTCGCCGTGGTTATCTCTGGCAGAAGGAGAACAAATTCAAAAAGGCCGAAGACGACATGAATAGGGCCGTCATGCGTGATCCGCACAACGCGGAAACATCGTTCGCCGAAGGCAAGATATATCTCGAACAATGGCGACCAGTTCAAGCCCAAGCGTCGTTCAACCGAGCGATAGGCATCGATCCGAAACATCATCAGGCCCGGTATTGCCGAGCTTATGTTATCCTCGGCTCACAACACGAACCGCAAGCCTTGGAAATTGCCAAAGACGATTTGAGTCAAGTCATCCAACACGACCCAGATAACCTACTTGCTCGCTATCATCACGCCCGAGCATTATTCGCTTTGAGAGATTACGCGGCCGCCTCCGAGGAAGCAACTTACGTACTCAATCGCGATCCGAGCATGGTATGTATGTATCGTGTTCGTGCTGTATTTCATTCCGAGGCCGGCAAATACGAGTCCGCCATTGCCGATGCCACCAAGTACATCGAGCTTTCCCCCGATAAATCTTCCGCTGCCAAGCTCCGCGCGACGATCTTCTTCGAGATGCATGCCTACGCAAAATCGATCGAGGACTGGGACAAATACCTTGCCGCAAATCCGAAGGATGTTAACGCCTATTATTATCGTGGCGTTGCTTTAGAAAATACGCGTCGCTTTTCAGAGGCAGCCGCAAACTGGACGAAGGCCATCGAGCTGGAGCCTAAGAACGCGGATTGGTTCCATTATCGTGCGTTTGCGAAATGGCGATCGGGTCAGATTCAAAATGCCCTTGCCGATCTTACAGCAGGTATCGATCTCGCACCGAACGACTCTGATCTCTATGCGACGCGAGCGTTCGTCTACCGTAACATGCACGAGTTCGCAAAAGCTCGCGTTGACCAGCTCAAAATGAAAGCCCTTGAGCAAGGCAAAGGTCGAGCCGAACAGAATCAGCTTCAAGAGATTACTGTCAAGAAACAGCTTGCCACGCACACGACAAAAATGGTTGCCAAGCTCTTGCAAGGTCAGCCCCTGTCCGAGAACGATTTCCAGGAGTCTTCCGAACACGAAGCTTGGGGCGAACTGTGGCTAAATGCCCTCACGCTGGCACTGCGTGATTCACAGCCCGATCAACATGAACGTCTTCTCCAAGGTTTTCGCTCGCTCGCCAAGTACACATCGCTCAATCCTCTTCCCCCAGAGGAAACCAAGCAAGCTCAAGAGGCGTTAGCCGACTTAGCGGCGGACACAAAAATCGAGTCGTTGCAAAACGAAGCCAACATAATCTCTCGTGTTTTAGGTGTCTTATCAGAAGTTAACGATCCCTCGTACACGGCATCCAGCCCAGATGAGATTACACAGTGGCGTTTTCGCTACCCATCAGACGAATCGGGGCGTCCTGGCATTTTCATTGCCTCTCAAGAAGAATTCATCATCTGGGATGAATACAAGAACTGGAGAGAAAACGCCAACATAAAGCGGTGGGGAAGATTCCGCGAGCTGAAGCGAACAAGCGAATTCGTCGAGCTGTTCGACACAAAGCGCGGACTTTGGATTCGCTTGGCCCCGACCGAGGCGAAATGGTCGTTCGATCACGAAAACTGGGAACTGGTAGGCAAAGGACAGTTCGTAGACGAATAA
- a CDS encoding tetratricopeptide repeat protein has protein sequence MLVCGMRFWVACSLVLFGSIQATLFELPRAVGSDCEPEVGNSRKALAELAGPIERDFPVLTEDEKDAELKRIAQERLKIERERLEQDIRRITNRLQTNLDNLNLWNTRAHLYEKLGRREAAIGDYTEILKRDPKATDALLERGRLWLALNEFEKAEEDADLLISLEPDNEEAHYARGKVFMEQWDTETAKSCFNKVLQLNPDHVLARYNRAYLLVDGSPSSTQLETAANDLKKVLTLDPDLLAAHYQAARVLHAMWRNEEAAREATYILSHNPDTECMYYLRCRIYMNMGKYRAALKDINRFISYSPNIAARHGVRAQIYSRMGKYEKSLDDWKIYLEEYPNDVDAIQGRAEALRSTERYDESIAAWTALMKLSPRLKSNWLEERAKTKAAAGDIEGALADINPAIDTRSYPQYFRARSEFYEMIGEYVKANAEMIQSQKASNNHISNGDPETRYEQQRIRLVKHVDKQIGLIQAEDPLANSQFGSNIYDDHEDWGLLWTIGLSKLLANPEKASIENQLKYVTMFIEAVDLYPLPEKESNKLVAALTKIAESDEPEQLRNKARLEARVLAALVEANDPNQSMSTPGALFFDRFDFAVDESGNTQSLRRGRTPYQWIYFQNDRNKGKAYREIKRTRDYIELLSLRDGEWIRLEEDQVLKSSDRKNWTVLAQGKIAPKEEEKKSK, from the coding sequence ATGTTAGTCTGCGGAATGCGTTTCTGGGTGGCTTGTTCGTTGGTGCTCTTCGGTTCCATTCAAGCTACCCTCTTCGAGTTACCACGCGCGGTCGGCTCCGATTGTGAGCCAGAGGTAGGCAATTCGCGGAAAGCTCTTGCCGAGTTGGCTGGCCCGATCGAACGCGACTTCCCAGTACTGACTGAGGACGAAAAGGATGCCGAGCTGAAGCGAATCGCGCAAGAGCGTCTCAAAATCGAGCGAGAACGCCTGGAGCAAGACATCCGTCGGATTACGAATCGCCTGCAAACGAATCTTGATAACCTCAATCTCTGGAACACGCGGGCGCACCTCTACGAGAAGCTAGGACGACGTGAGGCTGCAATTGGCGACTATACCGAAATCCTCAAACGTGATCCGAAGGCAACAGATGCTTTGCTCGAGCGCGGTCGTCTGTGGCTAGCGTTGAATGAATTTGAGAAGGCGGAAGAGGACGCCGATCTTTTGATCAGCCTGGAGCCTGACAACGAAGAAGCTCATTACGCGCGGGGCAAAGTCTTCATGGAGCAATGGGACACCGAGACCGCCAAGAGTTGTTTCAACAAAGTCTTGCAGTTAAACCCCGATCATGTTTTGGCGCGATATAACCGAGCCTATCTCTTAGTTGATGGGAGTCCCTCCAGCACGCAATTGGAAACGGCGGCAAATGATCTGAAGAAAGTGCTGACTCTCGACCCCGATTTGCTGGCCGCCCACTATCAAGCTGCCCGAGTTCTGCACGCGATGTGGCGAAACGAAGAGGCGGCAAGAGAGGCTACCTATATCCTCTCACACAATCCAGATACCGAATGCATGTATTACCTTCGCTGCCGAATCTACATGAACATGGGCAAGTACCGAGCTGCCTTGAAAGACATCAACCGGTTCATCTCTTATTCTCCCAATATCGCGGCGCGTCATGGAGTCCGCGCACAAATTTATTCTCGTATGGGGAAATACGAAAAGTCGCTGGATGACTGGAAGATCTACCTTGAGGAGTATCCGAATGATGTCGATGCAATTCAAGGACGTGCCGAAGCCCTACGTTCCACAGAACGCTACGATGAATCGATCGCGGCCTGGACGGCACTCATGAAACTAAGTCCAAGACTTAAGTCCAATTGGCTCGAAGAGCGCGCCAAGACCAAAGCCGCTGCAGGTGACATTGAAGGTGCATTGGCAGACATCAATCCAGCAATCGACACAAGATCGTACCCACAATATTTTCGTGCCCGGAGCGAGTTCTATGAGATGATTGGTGAGTATGTTAAAGCCAACGCCGAGATGATTCAAAGCCAGAAGGCTTCCAATAATCATATTTCAAATGGGGATCCCGAAACGCGGTACGAGCAACAACGGATCCGACTCGTGAAACATGTCGACAAACAAATTGGTTTAATACAAGCTGAGGATCCACTCGCGAATTCTCAGTTTGGTTCCAATATTTACGACGACCATGAAGATTGGGGCTTGCTGTGGACCATCGGCCTTTCCAAGCTATTGGCCAATCCCGAAAAGGCATCGATCGAAAATCAGCTGAAGTATGTCACTATGTTTATTGAAGCCGTCGACTTGTATCCCCTGCCCGAAAAGGAATCGAACAAGTTGGTCGCCGCGCTCACGAAGATCGCGGAAAGCGATGAGCCAGAACAGTTGCGAAATAAGGCTCGACTGGAAGCCAGAGTACTTGCTGCACTAGTAGAAGCGAATGATCCAAATCAGAGCATGAGCACCCCAGGAGCCCTATTTTTCGATCGATTTGACTTCGCCGTTGATGAGTCTGGCAACACACAAAGCTTACGCCGAGGTAGAACGCCTTACCAATGGATATACTTCCAGAACGATCGAAATAAAGGAAAGGCATATCGCGAAATTAAGCGAACTCGCGACTACATCGAACTACTAAGTCTTCGTGATGGCGAGTGGATTCGCCTGGAGGAGGATCAAGTGCTCAAGTCGAGCGATCGTAAAAACTGGACCGTTCTCGCTCAAGGGAAGATCGCTCCGAAAGAGGAAGAGAAGAAGTCTAAGTAG